GATAATCCCGAAATGAGCGGAGCTTGCAATCTCCCACACTTCTCTTAAATTGGTTTTGCGATAGAGCAGCCAGATTATAGCTACGCCAATTGCAAGTGATAATGTTGTTTTTAGAATATCCTGTATGCGCTTTGAGTTCATCTTAACTGAATAGGGTCTTTCTAGAGTAGGAGCGAAAGGCATAAAAAGAAAGCTAAAAAGCACTATTTTAACTTATTGTTCTATCCTTTTTTGACCGTTGATTGCCAAAATTTTTAAATTATTCCTTACCTTTGCGACCGTAAAGATAGCTAATAATCGCTAATTGACAATGATATCGGTAAAACCTAAAAAAAACCTCGGGCAACATTTCCTGAAAGATTCAGCAATTGCCAGTCGGATTGCCGACACGCTCGACGCTTTTGCTCCGCTTCCCATTCTCGAGGTAGGGCCGGGTACCGGTATGCTCACGCAATTTCTGCTGTCAAAAGGCAGAAACCTTACGGTTGTGGAAATCGACCGGGAGTCCATTGCTTACCTGAAGGAGTATTTTCCTTCGTTGAACGGAAATATTTTGCAGCAAAATTTCCTGACCCTGGATGTTGCGGAATATTACGACGGACCATTCTGTGTTATTGGTAACTATCCTTACAATATATCCACGCAAATTTTCTTTAAAGTGCTCGAAAACAAGGATCTGATTCCCTGTTGTGCGGGTATGATACAGAAGGAGGTGGCTGAACGCATGATTGCTTCACCCGGTAGTAAAGCTTACGGCATACTCAGTGTTTTGCTGCAGGCCTGGTACGATATCGAGTACCTCTTCACGGTGAGCGAACAGGCGTTTATTCCTCCGCCCAAGGTCAAATCGGCAGTTGTGCGGCTTACACGTAATAAACGAAAGCAGCTCAACTGCAATGAAAAACTGTTCAAGTCGGTAGTGAAAACAAGTTTCAACCAGCGAAGGAAAATGCTGAGAAACTCCATCAGATCGCTGCTGCCCGAAGAAAGTCCTTTGCCCGACGACCCGATGCTCACAAAGCGTCCCGAGCAGCTGTCGATCGAACAATTCGAACAGCTGACGAACCTGCTCGAACCCTTAGCCGGCAAAAATTTCTTGGAAGAAAACAAGAACTGATTATTCATCGATTAAAAACCGAAACATCATGGCGGAAATCAAACTCTTTTACCACAAAGACGGCGTGGTTAGACTCAGCCGCAGCCTTGATTTTCTCAAATCAAACCCTATCCAGAGCTTTCTATGGATAGACCTTAATGACGTTGACGAAGAAGTGGAAAACGAACTCGAAGACTTTCTGAAGATTTACATTCAGGAAGAAGAGGAAATGATCGAGATCGAGATGTCGTCGCGTTACATCGAGACGCAGGATACACTGGTGGTTAACTCGAACTTCCTTTTGTCGAACTTCGAAAGCGACCCGGTGTCGTTTATACTCAAAAACAATATATTGGTTACGGTTCGCAGCGAGGAACTTATTTCGTTTCATGAAACGGTGAAGAAAATATCGGCAAACCCCAAAGGATACAATACCGGTGCGGATGTTCTGGTGGCATTGCTCGAAACCCGGGTGGAGTTTGATGCCGATATGATTGAAAACATGACGCACAAGATCACCCAGCTCAGTAACAGCTTGAGTCTGCAGGAAGCCGACAAGGAGTTGCTGGGCGAGATCAAGAACTTACAGGAAAAGACCATGATGCTCCGCGAGAACATTATCGATAAGCAACGCACGGTTTCGAGCATGTTACGCAGTGATTTTATTCCCAAGGAACTACAGCCGAAACTATCCATGATGATCCGCGACATCAACTCGCTGGTAGAGCATATCAAGTTCAGTTTTGACCGGTTGGATTACTTGCAGGATACGTTTTTAGGTTATGTTAATATCGAACAGAACAAAATCATCAAGATTTTTACCATTGTGTCGGTGATTTTTATGCCGCCCACGCTTATCGCCAGTATTTACGGGATGAATTTTACAGCCATGCCAGAGTTGAATATGAAATGGGGATATCCAGTATCCATAGGGTTGATGGTGCTCTCATCGCTGGCCATCCTGTTGTATTTCAAGAAAAGGAAGTGGTTGTAAAGTTATCACCGGCTATTTGATATATATCCGGTATTCCCAGGGGGCCAGTTCTATTTTTTTTACAGGCGTTACTGTTTTGGCAGAAGGAAAAGCGGTAAAGCCTATACCCGGCACTTCTTCGTTGAAAACAGTTTTCACACTGTATTTGCTGAGATTAAAAACACAAACGATCTCGTTTCCTTCATGGGCGCGTTTGAAAGAGAAAACGCTTGCCGGACTGTCGTTCACGATTTCAGTCATCTTTCCCCCTCTCTCCGGTGAAAGCAACGCTTTATTGGTTTTTTTTAATGCGTTAAGCGATGTGTATAAACCGGTAAATCCGCTCCTGTCGGTCCAATTGATACTGTCTTTTTCAAAAAACTGCAGCCTGCGGTTTAATCCGGCCTCTTGTCCGCTGTAAATCAGAGACATGCCGGGGAGCATATAGGTGAGTACGGCAAAGGTTCCGGCGGCCTCGCCCATTCGTTCAAACTCCGTTCCGTTCCACGAGTTTTCATCGTGGTTCGAGGTGAAATACATCGGTATGGCATGGGAGGAAAAACGTTCGTTCATTCGCTTGAGCGATAGCCGTAGAGAATCCACGTTTTCTTTTCCCTGAGCCACCATATTCATTTTGTGGTGGAGATCCCACGCATAATAGGCATCAAAAATTGATTCGTTGAGTTCCGGTTTTTCAGCTTCGGCAAGCATGAAAATATCCGGTTTCAGCGTTATGAGTGAATCCTTTGCCGTTTCCCAAAAATCAATCGGGACTTCATAGGCTACATCACAGCGGAAACCGTCGATATCGGCCTCACGCACCCAAAACGCCATGGCGTCAATCATCGCCTTGCGCATTTCGTTCTTGCCGTAATCCAGTGGCGCGATATCTGTCCAGTCGTACATGATAATCGGACTTCCCAAACTGTCCCTCTTGTACCAGTCGGAGTGCTCCGTTATCCACGTGTGATCGCGTGAGGTATGGTTGGGTACCCAGTCCAGAATTACTTTCATACCCATGTCGTGTGCTTCTTTTACCACGGTTATAAAATCGTCCATGGTGCCGAATTCAGGGTTCACCTCCGTATAGTTCCTGATGGAGTAATAACTCCCCAATGTTCCTTTCCTGTCTTTTTCTCCGATAGGTTGAACAGGCATGAACCACAACAGGTCCACGCCCAGTTCTTTCAGCCGGGGTAAATGAGCGGCAAAGGTATTGAACGTACCCTCTGGCGTGAATTGTCGCGTGTTTACCTCGTAGATAGTGGCATCGTAAACCCATTCGGGGTGTACACTTGTTGCCGCTTCCTGCTTTTTGTTTCCGCACGAAAACAGAAGCGACACAATCCATAAAAGGAAAATTGTTTTTTTCATTGCTGTGTTATTTATTCAAGCTCCTTAGCAACACATGCGAAACTTAAATTGTTATTTTTGTTCTTGTGCATTTTTTTTAAATTTATACGCATCGTCCCGATCTTGAACGAAGAAAACCGATAAAGCTCCGAGAATAAGCGAACATCCGGCAAGCACCATCGTGAAGATAACTTGTCCTCCAAAAATATCTTTCGTGACAAATCCCAGGATACTGGCAGCCAGGATCTGTGGAATAACGATAAAAAAATTGAAAATCCCCATATACGTTCCCATTTTATCTGCCGGAAGGGCGCCCGTGAGAATGGCATACGGCATGGAGAGAATGCTTCCCCAGGTGAACCCTATGCCGATCATGGGCAGAAGAAGAATTTGGGGATCCTGGATAAAGAAGAACGAGATAAATGAGACCCCGCCCACAGCCAGTGCAATGGAATGGGTTGCCTTGCGCCCGATCTGACGGGCAAGCACCGGAAGCAGGAATGCCGACAGGGCCGACACGGCATTGTAAACGGCAAAAAGAACCCCCACCCAGTCGGCACCCTGGTTGTAAAGTTCGGAAGCTGTCTCGTTCGTCCCAAAGACATGCTGGGTTACGGCCGGCGTAGTATAAATCCACATGGCGTAAAACGACAACCACGAAAAAAACTGGACCACGGCGAGTTGTCCCATGGTTTTCGGCATATGAAGCAAGTCGTTCATGATGCCCACCATGCCGTTTTGGGTACTTCCTTTTTTAGTCAACGCACCCGATACCAGTAAAATAATTCCAAAGGTCAATAACAATCCCGAAACAATGTAGAGTTGAGCTTCAAGCCTCAACAAAACGATTATTGCAGTTGCAGCGATCCCTGCCACTGTCCAGACGGAACCGTTTTTAAGAAATTGATCCGGGGTGACCGGCGATTTCAGCCCGGCTTTAATACCGGATATTTTCTCCTTTTCCTGCTCAAACGCAGCCAATTCTTCGGGAGAGTATTCTTTGGAGGTAAAGACCGTGTATAAGACCGAGGCCAGCAAAACAACCCCTCCGATATAGAACGAGAGTTTAACCGACTGGGGTATTATGCCCTCACCGGCCGTATTGGGCACACCGAACCAGTTGGTTAAGATATAAGGTAATGCCGAAGCAATGACGGCGCCTAAACCGATAAAAAAGCTCTGCATGGCAAATCCCATGGTCCGCTGCTCCGAAGGAAGATTGTCTCCCACAAAAGCGCGGAACGGTTCCATGGAAATATTGATGGAAGCATCCATGATCCATAACATTCCGGCCGCAATCCACAGTGCAGGGGAGTTGGGCATGACGAACAACGCCAGCGTAGTAAAAATGGCTCCGATGGTAAAATAGGGACGACGCCTGCCGAACCGGTTCCAGGTTTTATCGCTGAGGTGTCCGATGATGGGTTGAACGATGAGTCCGGTAAGCGGGGCGGCAATCCAGAGTATGGGGATATCTTCCACCCGAGCGCCCAGTGTCTCGAAGATACGGCTGACATTCGCGTTTTGAAGCGCAAAGCCGAATTGAATTCCCAAAAATCCGAAGCTCATGTTCCAGATTTCCCAAAAAGAGAGGTGTCTTTTCTTCATGTTGTGATGTTTTTCTTCTGTTAATAAGCAAATTTACAATGCTTTGAACATCGAAGAACCGTATTTTAAGTAAAAAAGTTGAAAAATGTATGCAATCGAATGCATTGGAATCTGTGACGTAACAACTGAGGGCGTCACTCGTTGTCAATTTCTTGTGGAGTTCCTGACCACCAACTTGGTTTTAATGACTTTGCTCACGATACCCGTCTTCTTTTCGATACCTTTTATGCGGTTGATAAGCAGGCGTGCTGCAGCTTTTCCCATCTCGAAACCGTGTTGATCTACGCTCGTAAGCGTTGGATCGGTCATTTCAGTAATGTATGAATTGGTAAATCCGCAAACCGATATGTCCTGAGGAATCTTGTATCCTGCTGATTTGCAAATCTGAAGACAATAAGAGGCCACTTCGTCGTTGATACAGAAAAAAGCATCGGGAGCAGGAGCAATCTTCAACATGACAGGCACTATTTCGCGTGCAAGTTCAATGGTATCGCATACCTGTATAAGGGCTTTATCCACGGAGATATTGTGATTCCGCAACGCATCTTCGTAACCCATCCTTCTGTTGTTGGCAATGGGCAAGTGCGGGTTGGATCCAAGAAATGCAATGCGTGTACATCCACTCCTGATCAGATAATCAACGGCATTGTAAGCACCGGCGTAATCGTCTATAACCACCTTGTCGGTATTGATCCCGGTGCAGATACGGTCGAAAAATACGAGATGTGTCCCGTTGTCTATAATGTCCTGGAAGTGAGAAAACTCTTCGGTCGATTTGGATTGAGAAGCCAGAATGCCCCGTACCCTCGCATCAAGAAGGGTTTCCACGCTCTTTACTTCCCGGCCGTAATTTTCGTTGGACTGGCATATGATCAGGTTATAATTCTCTTTTTCCGCTTCATCCTGAATACCGGCTATTACCGTAGAAAAAAAATAGTGCACAATTTCAGGAACAATAACGCCAATGGTATTGTTCCGATTCGTACGAAGTTGAAGCGCAAGCGTGTTAGGCTTGTATTTGTGTTTCACGGCATAGTCCCGTACAAGCTCTTTGGTTTCCTTGCTGATGGCAGGATGATTCCTTAGCGCCCGGGATACGGTTGAGGGTGATAATTTTAACTCCTTGGCAATGTCTTTCAGGGTAATTTGTCGCTTGTCCATATTGTTGAGGTTTTTAAATGTCTCAAATATATGAAAAAAAGGGACCTAAACAACAAAACCCGGGAGTTTTTTCCGGCTTATGGTAAATATTGCAACATTGTTTCCATCGCCATCTTTAACCCATCGGCATTTTTACCTCCGGCAGTCGCAAAGTGTGGTTGGCCTCCTCCTCCTCCCTGAATATGTTTGGCTGCTTCACGTACAATGGTTCCTGCATTAAGCCCTCCTGACACTAAGTCGTCGCTCAGCATTACTGTCAGGCTTGGTTTGTTGTTGCCACCGGTTGCCGCCATAAAGGCCATGTATTCCGGAAACTCTCCTCTCAGCTGAAAGGCAATATCCTTAACAATTTCGGGGGTAACCACCATACCTTCAAGCTTAAACACCGTGACACCGTTAACGATCTCTTTTTTCTGGATAATGAGGTTCTTTAACTGTACGGTGCGCTCTTTTGTAAACGCTTCAATTTTTTGCCGCATCTCCTCGTTTTCGCTCATCAGTTTGCGTAAGCCCACCATGATTTCGGGCGCGTTACCCGACAATGCTTCTTTTATGTTTCGGAGCATGTCTTCCATCGTGTACAAATAATCTTCGCAGCCTTTGGCAGTAACGGCTTCTATGCGGCGGACACCGGCAGCGATGGCGCTTTCACTTACGATACGGAATGTGCCGATACGCCCGGTGGAAGAGATATGTGTTCCTCCGCAAAGTTCAATGGACGACCCAAAACGGACCGTGCGAACATCGTCGCCGTATTTCTCGCCGAAAAGGGCCATGGCACCTTGTGCTCTCGCCTCATCGATGGGTACGTGGCGGTGTTCCTCAATGGAGAAATTGCTGCGGATTTTTTCGGTGACGTTCTGTTCCACGGCACGAATTTCTTCCGGGGTCATTTTCTGAAAGTGCGAGAAGTCGAACCGCAGGATTTCAGGAGAGACATACGATCCTTTTTGCTCTACATGCGTTCCCAGTACCTCACGCAGCGCCTCGTGCATCAGGTGTGTCCCGGTGTGATTGCATTCGGTTGCCGTACGCCTGGCGGTGTTTATTTTTGCTCGAAAAGAGCCTTCGATATGATGCGGCAGCTTGTTCGCCAAATGAACGGGAAGATTGTTCTCACGCTTGGTGTCGAAGATGTCGGTCCCCTCTCCATTTTCGTCGATAAGCCAGCCGCTGTCGCCTACCTGGCCCCCCATTTCGGCATAAAACGGCGACTTGGTAAGCACAACCTGGTAATATTCCTTGTTTTTCTGTTTCACTTTCCGGTAACGGATCACCTGTGTCTCGCATTCTGTTTCGTCGTAACCCACAAATTCGGTCCCGCCGTCCCGTACTTTAACCCAGTCTCCCGTTTCAACGGCAGCTGCGTTACGGGCACGTTCTTTCTGTTTTTGCATTTCGACGTTAAAACCTTTGTGGTCGACAGACATACCGTGTTCGCGAAGAATAAGTTCAGTCAGGTCGAGCGGGAAGCCGAATGTGTCGTATAACTGAAAAGCAATCCCCCCCTCCAGTTCATTTCTGTCCGATCCCTTGTGCTCAGCAATTTCCTTGTCAAGTAAGCGAATTCCGGTTTCGAGCGTTCTCAAGAACGCGTTCTCTTCTTCTTTGATCACCTTTTCGATCAAGGTCTTTTGGACCTCCAATTCGGGATAGGCGTCTCCCATAACGTCAATAAGTGTGGGCACAAGCTTATGCATAAACGCGTCGTGCATGTTGAGAAACGTGTATCCGTAACGGACGGCACGGCGTAAAATGCGTCGGATAACGTATCCGGCTTTGGCATTAGAGGGCAATTGCCCGTCGGTGATCGAAAAAGCAATGGTGCGGATATGATCGGCAATTACACGCTTTGCTATGTCTTTCCGGGTGTCATTGCCATACGCCACGCCTGTAATTTCTCCGATTTTTGCGATGATTGGCTGGAAAACATCGGTGTCGTAATTCGATGTTTTTCCTTGTACGGCCATTGTAAGACGCTCAAACCCCATACCGGTGTCAATCACTTTGGCAGGAAGCGGTTCCAACGAACCATCAGCCTTGCGGTTGTATTGCATGAACACCAGGTTCCAGATCTCGATAACTTGAGGGTGGCTTTGGTTGACGAGCAGAAGCCCGTCTACCTTGGCACGCTCCTCCTCGGATCGGATGTCGATATGAATTTCGGAACAAGGACCGCACGGCCCTGTATCGCCCATTTCCCAGAAGTTGTCCTTTTTGTTTCCATCGATGATACGTTCGTTGGGAAGGTAGTGCTGCCAGTAACCGGCTGCTTCGTTGTCGCGTTCCAGTTTCTCTTCGGGGCTTCCTTCAAAAACGGTTGCATAAAGGCGGTCCGGGTCAAGCTTCAGTACCTCTACAAGATATTCCCAGGCCCAGGCGATGGCCTCTTTCTTGAAATAGTCGCCGAACGACCAGTTTCCCAACATTTCAAACATGGTATGGTGATAAGTATCGTGTCCCACCTCTTCCAGATCGTTGTGCTTGCCGCTCACTCTCAAACATTTTTGAGAATCTGCCACCCGCGGGTATTTAACAGGGGCATTTCCCAGAATGATATCTTTAAACTGATTCATGCCGGCATTGGTAAACATCAGCGTAGGATCGTCCTTGATCACCATCGGAGCCGAAGGCACAACCTGGTGATCCTTGGACGCAAAAAAATCTTTAAACGATTGGCGAATTTCTTTTGAAGTCATATACGGGTTTCGAATTTTTTGAATTTCGAGCGGGAAATCCGAAGTTTTGTTTTTGAGGTGCAAAGATACAATTTTCTTGCGTCAAAACATAAGCAAAAACCATTGTCTTTTGATTCTAATTTGTATCTTTGTCAAGGTTCAAAACTTTGGTAGAGAAATGGGCAAGCGAAGAAAACCAATCCAGTTCAACGATAAGCGGCTTTACTACTCCATTCAGGAGGTAGCCGATCATTTTGCTGTAAACGTCTCGCTTTTAAGGTTCTGGGAAAAAGAATTTGAGAACATCAACCCGAAAAAAACGGCCGGAGGAACGCGTCAGTATACCCGGGAAGACATTCAACAGGTGGAGATTGTATATCATTTGGTAAAGGAGAAAGGATTGACGCTGGAAGGCGCACGCCAGTCGTTGAAGTCGAAAAAGGACGATGAGGTAAAGCGTGTGGAAGCGTTGGAAAAACTCAAGGAAATAAAGAGGGAACTGCTCTCGCTGGAAGAAGCGTTTGACCGGCTTCACGAGCAGCAAAAATACAGCAAAACGGAAATAGAATGAGGGTAAAGAAAGTACTTTTTATTGCGACATTACTCTTTTCCTCTTTTGGCCTACCAGCGCAAACCGTTAAAGCAGGGGCCGAATTGACCGGAGCATATCTCCCGCTCATCCGGGGGAAACGGGTGGCGGTGATGACCAACCAGACCGGAAGGGTAGGAGACGAACACCTGGTGGATCTGCTTATCCGAAATAAAGTTGACCTGGTCGGAATTTTCTCCCCCGAACACGGGTTTCGCGGGATGGCCGATGCGGGGGAGCACGTGGCAAGTTCGGTGGATGAGAAGACAGGGGTTCCCGTATGGTCGCTATACGGTAGTGGAGGAGGTAAGCCGTCTACCGGAAAAATGAAAGGGTTCGATGTACTTCTTTTCGACCTCCAGGATGTCGGATTACGGTTTTATACCTACTACGCCAGTATGGCCCGTTTAATGGAAGCCTGTGCTGAGCACGACAAGAAAATGATCGTGCTCGACCGCCCCAACCCAAATGGGTTTTATGTGGATGGGCCGCTTTTGGATATGAAACACAAGTCGGGTGTAGGGTGGTTGCCCATCCCCGTGGTTCACGGAATGACACTGGGCGAACTGGCCCTGATGATAAACGGCGAAAAATGGCTGCCGCAAGGCCGGATCTGCGATGTGACGGTTATCCCGTGTGAAAATTATACACATCAAACAAAATACGAATTACCCATAGCCCCTTCTCCCAACCTGCCGAACATGCGGTCTGTTTATCTTTATCCCTCGACCTGCCTTTTTGAAGGTACGGTTATGAGCTTGGGCCGCGGGACCTCTTTTCCATTTCAGGCCTACGGACATCCGAACTTCGAGGGCTCCGGTTTTTCCTTTACACCCCGCAGCGTTCCGGGAGCTAAAAACCCGCCGTTACTCGACAAAAAATGTTACGGTGTTGACCTCCGGAATGTTTCGCAGGAATACATTTGGGAAAACCGCTTCGATCTTTCCTACGTGATCGATGCCTATAAAAACCTGAAAATGGGCGATGAATTTTTTACTGACTTCTTTGAAAAATTAGTGGGAGTGGATTACATACGTCAAGAAATTATTGCCGGAAAATCTGCTCAGGAAATAAAAGAGAAATGGTTTTGTGACGTACTGAGGTTTAAGCAGCAACGGCGCCCTTATCTGTTATACGATGAATGATGGGTTTTTTGAGGATTTAGGTAGAAATTGGCTTTAGCTCTGAAAACCCTGTCCCGAGATCTCAAATTCTAAATTGTTTTTGTACTTTTGTAAATAAAAGATAATTTATGGTTGATAAACTTTCAGACCCGATTGGCAGGTTGATGGGATTACGTTACAAATCTCATCCGTGGCACGGCATTTCTATCGGTGATCATGCTCCCGAAGAGGTGACGGCATTTATTGAGGTGGTTCCTACCGATACGGTAAAATACGAAATAGATAAAATAAGCGGATACCTACGGGTGGATCGTCCACAAAAATTTTCAAATGTAGTTCCCGCTCTGTACGGATTTATTCCGCAAACCTATTGTGGAAAACGAGTTGGCGACTTCTGCAATAAAAAAACCGGAAGGACAGACATCTTGGGTGATGGAGACCCTATGGATATTTGCGTGTTAACGGAAAAAGACCTCTCGCACGGTGACTTGTTGGTAAATGCTATCCCTATCGGAGGTTTTCGGATGATCGACGGTAATCAGGCAGACGATAAGATAATCGCCATCCTGAAGAACGATACCGTTTATGGACATTACGACAATATCGATGATGTTCCTAAAATTGTTATTCAACGCCTGGAACACTATTTCCTTACTTACAAGGATATGCCTGGCGAAGACCGCAACACCGAGATCACCCATGTTTATGGACACGATGAGGCCCTTGAAGTTATCCGCTACGCTGTTCAGGACTATAACGAGCGGTTCGAAAATATAGGACTGATTTTGTCTTGATCTACCGCATTTTGCGCTTTCTATTAACTCCCGTCTTTCTGTGGGAGTACTGTTCTTCCGATTACCGGGATGCTTAGGAATACCATGAATCATGCTAAACGGGCTCTTTGCCGGTATTCAGCCTGACAGATAGCCCGGGAAGAGGTGTCTGAACGACCTTGTATTGCTATACCAAGTGAGAAATGAACGTAACTTTTTAAAACTTATTCTATGAAATCATTAACAACTTTTAATTTATTGTTAGTTATTGTGTTGGGATGCTTCTGGGGCTCGTGCAGTGAAAGAAAACAGGACTCCGGAATTGCTGTTCCTCAAAACGATGTTTCTTCCTACCTGGGACAATGGACTTTCGATTTCGGTCAGCGATCCGTGGGGTGGCTGCAGGTGAGGCAGGAAGTAGGTTATTTGGATGCGGACCTGATGTGGGGTGGTGGAGGTGTTTTTTATGGGTTGCCTTATGTTTATGTTGCAGGAGGGAACCTGTACTTGGGAAGAAATTCCCGGAACACAGTTCTGACCAGGGATGGTGGCGGCCAACCGCTGTTATCGAGAAGCTATCCTGCCTGGATTGAGCTGACAAGGGAAGGGGACAGTATTTCGGGCTACTATTTAAGCCCGAAGGTTGATGGAACCGGACTTGATTCGATTTACATAAGAGGAGCTAAATTACCCGAGATGCAGCCTGCACCGGACCTGAGCAAGTTGAGTTTCGGAGAACCTGTACGGTTAATCAGGAACAACGGCGACCTAACCGGATGGAGGCTGATAGAAGAAGACCTGAAGAACGGCTGGACAATGAATGACGGTGTGCTTACGAATAATCCGGTTCAAACAGAAGGAGAGGAACATATCCGTTACGGAAATCTCCGTACGGAGGATGTGTATGAGGATTTTAACCTTAAGCTTGAGGTTAATGCCCCTCGGGGAAGCAACAGCGGGGTATACCTCCGCGGGATGTACGAGGTGCAGGTGGCAGACTCCTACGATAGGCCTCTCGACTGGGGCGGCAGTATGGGTGCTATATTTACCAGAATCACTCCTACGGTTAAGGCTGAAAAACCGGCCGGAGAATGGCAGGATCTAGACATTACGCTATACAAGCGTCACATTACCGTTAAATTAAACGGAGTAACCATTATCGAAAATCAACCCGTGTATGGGGCAACCGGCGGGGCTATCCAATCGGATATTACCGCTCCGGGCCCGATCTATCTTCAGGGAGATCATACAGCTATTTCTTACAGGAACATAGTGTTGACTCCCATAATCAATTGATCGTTAATAAATATCTTTTGTCATGAAATCAGAAAACTCAAAAAGAATCAGTCGGAGAGAGTTTATTGGAACCTCTGCCTTGGCCATTGGCGGACTGACCCTTGTTCCGGCTCATGCTGTCGCCGGACTGGGGCATGTGGCCCCGAGCGATAAGCTGAACGTTGCTGGAATTGGAATTGGTGGAATGGGAAGTGGCGACCTGGAGGATGTAGCCAAAACAGAAAATATTGTGGCACTCTGCGACGTTGATTGGAGCAGTCAGGTGGAAAATGTATTTAAACTCTACCCGAAAGCCCAAAGATACAAGGACTATCGTGTAATGCTGGACCGGGAAAAGGATATCGACGCAGTTATCGTTGCCACACCCGACCACACACACGCTGTTATCAGCATGGAAGCCATCAGGAGGGGTAAGCACGTTTACACGGAGAAGCCCTTGACACATACGGTGTATGAGGCAAGAATGCTGACGGAG
This portion of the Petrimonas sulfuriphila genome encodes:
- the corA gene encoding magnesium/cobalt transporter CorA, with the translated sequence MAEIKLFYHKDGVVRLSRSLDFLKSNPIQSFLWIDLNDVDEEVENELEDFLKIYIQEEEEMIEIEMSSRYIETQDTLVVNSNFLLSNFESDPVSFILKNNILVTVRSEELISFHETVKKISANPKGYNTGADVLVALLETRVEFDADMIENMTHKITQLSNSLSLQEADKELLGEIKNLQEKTMMLRENIIDKQRTVSSMLRSDFIPKELQPKLSMMIRDINSLVEHIKFSFDRLDYLQDTFLGYVNIEQNKIIKIFTIVSVIFMPPTLIASIYGMNFTAMPELNMKWGYPVSIGLMVLSSLAILLYFKKRKWL
- a CDS encoding alpha-amylase, with the protein product MKKTIFLLWIVSLLFSCGNKKQEAATSVHPEWVYDATIYEVNTRQFTPEGTFNTFAAHLPRLKELGVDLLWFMPVQPIGEKDRKGTLGSYYSIRNYTEVNPEFGTMDDFITVVKEAHDMGMKVILDWVPNHTSRDHTWITEHSDWYKRDSLGSPIIMYDWTDIAPLDYGKNEMRKAMIDAMAFWVREADIDGFRCDVAYEVPIDFWETAKDSLITLKPDIFMLAEAEKPELNESIFDAYYAWDLHHKMNMVAQGKENVDSLRLSLKRMNERFSSHAIPMYFTSNHDENSWNGTEFERMGEAAGTFAVLTYMLPGMSLIYSGQEAGLNRRLQFFEKDSINWTDRSGFTGLYTSLNALKKTNKALLSPERGGKMTEIVNDSPASVFSFKRAHEGNEIVCVFNLSKYSVKTVFNEEVPGIGFTAFPSAKTVTPVKKIELAPWEYRIYIK
- the rsmA gene encoding 16S rRNA (adenine(1518)-N(6)/adenine(1519)-N(6))-dimethyltransferase RsmA — translated: MISVKPKKNLGQHFLKDSAIASRIADTLDAFAPLPILEVGPGTGMLTQFLLSKGRNLTVVEIDRESIAYLKEYFPSLNGNILQQNFLTLDVAEYYDGPFCVIGNYPYNISTQIFFKVLENKDLIPCCAGMIQKEVAERMIASPGSKAYGILSVLLQAWYDIEYLFTVSEQAFIPPPKVKSAVVRLTRNKRKQLNCNEKLFKSVVKTSFNQRRKMLRNSIRSLLPEESPLPDDPMLTKRPEQLSIEQFEQLTNLLEPLAGKNFLEENKN
- a CDS encoding MFS transporter, whose protein sequence is MKKRHLSFWEIWNMSFGFLGIQFGFALQNANVSRIFETLGARVEDIPILWIAAPLTGLIVQPIIGHLSDKTWNRFGRRRPYFTIGAIFTTLALFVMPNSPALWIAAGMLWIMDASINISMEPFRAFVGDNLPSEQRTMGFAMQSFFIGLGAVIASALPYILTNWFGVPNTAGEGIIPQSVKLSFYIGGVVLLASVLYTVFTSKEYSPEELAAFEQEKEKISGIKAGLKSPVTPDQFLKNGSVWTVAGIAATAIIVLLRLEAQLYIVSGLLLTFGIILLVSGALTKKGSTQNGMVGIMNDLLHMPKTMGQLAVVQFFSWLSFYAMWIYTTPAVTQHVFGTNETASELYNQGADWVGVLFAVYNAVSALSAFLLPVLARQIGRKATHSIALAVGGVSFISFFFIQDPQILLLPMIGIGFTWGSILSMPYAILTGALPADKMGTYMGIFNFFIVIPQILAASILGFVTKDIFGGQVIFTMVLAGCSLILGALSVFFVQDRDDAYKFKKNAQEQK
- a CDS encoding LacI family DNA-binding transcriptional regulator, whose product is MDKRQITLKDIAKELKLSPSTVSRALRNHPAISKETKELVRDYAVKHKYKPNTLALQLRTNRNNTIGVIVPEIVHYFFSTVIAGIQDEAEKENYNLIICQSNENYGREVKSVETLLDARVRGILASQSKSTEEFSHFQDIIDNGTHLVFFDRICTGINTDKVVIDDYAGAYNAVDYLIRSGCTRIAFLGSNPHLPIANNRRMGYEDALRNHNISVDKALIQVCDTIELAREIVPVMLKIAPAPDAFFCINDEVASYCLQICKSAGYKIPQDISVCGFTNSYITEMTDPTLTSVDQHGFEMGKAAARLLINRIKGIEKKTGIVSKVIKTKLVVRNSTRN